One window from the genome of Pyrus communis chromosome 16, drPyrComm1.1, whole genome shotgun sequence encodes:
- the LOC137721153 gene encoding chloride conductance regulatory protein ICln-like isoform X1, translating to MVAGIKEFTARVERNGVDEPVLDAVNGEELMHVQPGVSIVLGNQPSEFPGTLYISTKQVIWLSDTDKAKGYAVDFLSISLHAVSRDPEAYTSPCLYTQIETEDDEDESDGSDSECNGDLDLSKVTEMRLVPSDPNQLDSLFEVFCECAELNPEPIQEGEEEHNWIFSADQLEDEAVGDDSEWPILQNPSNSIGQSNGDHDLARTVLELQINDQRFEDAEEMEHETDNGRH from the exons ATGGTAGCAGGGATTAAAGAATTCACTGCTCGAGTTGAAAGAAACGGTGTTGATGAACCAGTTCTGGATGCGGTGAATGGTGAGGAGCTGATGCACGTTCAGCCTGGTGTTTCTATTGTCCTCGGTAATCAGCCCTCTGAGTTCCCTGGCACTCTATATATCTCCACCAA GCAAGTGATTTGGTTGAGTGACACTGACAAGGCGAAAGGTTATGCGGTGGACTTCTTGTCTATATCACTGCACGCTGTATCCAGAGACCCAGAGGCCTACACCTCTCCTTGTTTATACACTCAG ATTGAAACTGAGGATGACGAGGATGAGTCTGATGGTTCGGATTCAGAATGCAATGGTGACTTAGATTTATCCAAGGTCACAGAGATGAGGCTCGTTCCTTCAGATCCTAACCagt TGGATTCTCTGTTTGAGGTATTTTGCGAGTGTGCTGAGCTTAATCCAGAACCAATTCAAG AAGGGGAAGAAGAGCATAATTGGATTTTTAGTGCCGATCAGTTGGAAGATGAGGCAGTTG GGGACGATTCTGAGTGGCCTATTCTTCAAAATCCTTCAAACTCAATTGGTCAATCTAACGGGGATCATGACCTAGCTCGTACCGTGCTTGAG CTTCAGATCAACGATCAACGCTTTGAGGATGCAGAAGAAATGGAGCATGAGACGGACAATGGCCGCCATTAA
- the LOC137720202 gene encoding small ribosomal subunit protein uS10y, which translates to MAYAAMKPTKPGLEESQEQIHKIRITLSSKNVKNLEKVCTDLVRGAKDKRLRVKGPVRMPTKVLNITTRKSPCGEGTNTWDRFELRVHKRVIDLFSSPDVVKQITSITIEPGVEVEVTIADS; encoded by the exons ATGGCGTACGCAGCGATGAAACCAACGAAGCCGGGACTGGAGGAGTCACAGGAGCAGATCCACAAGATCAGGATCACTCTTTCCTCCAAGAACGTCAAGAATCTCGAGAAAG TTTGCACTGATCTGGTTCGTGGTGCCAAGGACAAGCGCCTGAGGGTGAAGGGACCCGTGAGGATGCCAACCAAGGTTCTGAACATTACCACCAGGAAGTCCCCTTGCGGTGAAG GTACCAACACATGGGATAGATTTGAGTTGCGTGTCCACAAGAGGGTTATCGACCTGTTCAGCTCACCTGATGTTGTCAAGCAAATTACTTCCATCACAATTGAACCTGGCGTCGAAGTGGAGGTTACTATCGCCGACTCTTAA
- the LOC137721153 gene encoding chloride conductance regulatory protein ICln-like isoform X2, with the protein MVAGIKEFTARVERNGVDEPVLDAVNGEELMHVQPGVSIVLGNQPSEFPGTLYISTKQVIWLSDTDKAKGYAVDFLSISLHAVSRDPEAYTSPCLYTQIETEDDEDESDGSDSECNGDLDLSKVTEMRLVPSDPNQLDSLFEVFCECAELNPEPIQGEEEHNWIFSADQLEDEAVGDDSEWPILQNPSNSIGQSNGDHDLARTVLELQINDQRFEDAEEMEHETDNGRH; encoded by the exons ATGGTAGCAGGGATTAAAGAATTCACTGCTCGAGTTGAAAGAAACGGTGTTGATGAACCAGTTCTGGATGCGGTGAATGGTGAGGAGCTGATGCACGTTCAGCCTGGTGTTTCTATTGTCCTCGGTAATCAGCCCTCTGAGTTCCCTGGCACTCTATATATCTCCACCAA GCAAGTGATTTGGTTGAGTGACACTGACAAGGCGAAAGGTTATGCGGTGGACTTCTTGTCTATATCACTGCACGCTGTATCCAGAGACCCAGAGGCCTACACCTCTCCTTGTTTATACACTCAG ATTGAAACTGAGGATGACGAGGATGAGTCTGATGGTTCGGATTCAGAATGCAATGGTGACTTAGATTTATCCAAGGTCACAGAGATGAGGCTCGTTCCTTCAGATCCTAACCagt TGGATTCTCTGTTTGAGGTATTTTGCGAGTGTGCTGAGCTTAATCCAGAACCAATTCAAG GGGAAGAAGAGCATAATTGGATTTTTAGTGCCGATCAGTTGGAAGATGAGGCAGTTG GGGACGATTCTGAGTGGCCTATTCTTCAAAATCCTTCAAACTCAATTGGTCAATCTAACGGGGATCATGACCTAGCTCGTACCGTGCTTGAG CTTCAGATCAACGATCAACGCTTTGAGGATGCAGAAGAAATGGAGCATGAGACGGACAATGGCCGCCATTAA